A DNA window from Magnetococcales bacterium contains the following coding sequences:
- a CDS encoding YicC family protein, with protein sequence MPWSMTGFGQAEAIVDDVRIVWRLKSVNHRFLDLSLRLPEGMEGVETAAAAVLKGYFRRGHIDGYLSFGIETRGNNTLELNEGLLLEVLALEKRLAGVLGERREMELGTLMTWPGLVQERRVDVASRAREEGFAGGVLTVLDQAARGLKEVREREGQRTGALLLQLMHELQGYAMEVRQRLPEVRLQVQERLRGRLEDWLATRVDEGRFMQELALQYNRMDQSEELDRLAMHCDAMIKVIGEAEPMGRRLDFLCQELGREANTLCSKSQDGQLSRLGVEMKVTIEKLREQVQNLE encoded by the coding sequence ATGCCATGGAGCATGACTGGATTTGGGCAGGCAGAGGCCATTGTCGATGATGTACGCATTGTTTGGCGGTTGAAATCGGTCAATCATCGTTTTCTGGATCTGTCACTGCGGCTGCCCGAGGGAATGGAGGGAGTGGAAACGGCGGCGGCGGCGGTATTGAAGGGATATTTTCGTCGTGGTCACATTGATGGTTACCTCTCTTTTGGCATCGAGACCCGGGGGAACAATACGCTTGAGTTGAACGAGGGATTGTTGCTGGAGGTTCTGGCGCTGGAGAAACGTTTGGCGGGCGTGCTCGGAGAACGGAGGGAGATGGAACTGGGAACCCTTATGACATGGCCGGGATTGGTTCAGGAGCGGCGTGTCGATGTTGCATCCCGGGCACGGGAGGAGGGGTTTGCGGGGGGTGTGCTGACGGTATTGGATCAGGCGGCACGGGGTCTCAAGGAGGTCCGAGAGCGTGAAGGGCAACGCACGGGTGCGCTTTTACTGCAATTGATGCATGAACTTCAGGGATATGCCATGGAGGTCCGACAGCGGCTTCCCGAGGTGCGGCTTCAGGTGCAGGAGCGGTTGCGGGGACGGCTTGAGGATTGGTTGGCGACCCGGGTGGACGAAGGAAGGTTCATGCAGGAATTGGCGCTTCAGTACAACCGGATGGATCAGTCCGAGGAGTTGGACCGGTTGGCGATGCACTGTGATGCGATGATCAAGGTGATCGGGGAAGCGGAACCGATGGGGCGGCGATTGGATTTTTTGTGCCAGGAATTGGGACGGGAGGCCAATACGCTGTGTTCCAAGTCACAGGATGGTCAATTGTCACGCCTGGGGGTGGAGATGAAGGTCACCATAGAAAAATTGCGTGAACAGGTACAAAATCTTGAATGA